The following is a genomic window from Candidatus Delongbacteria bacterium.
GAAGGGGCCCACCGTTTCCTTGGTCAGATCCTGCTGGGTCTTCTCCTGGCGCGTGGCGCTGTCTGGGTCCGGCTTCCGCCCCACACCGCCTACCATCACGGCTTCGACGGCGTGGTAGATGGCGCTGTAGTTCGTGGCGCTGTACTCGGTGATGTAGGGCGGATCGAAGTAGGCCAGATCCGCCTTTCGGCTCTTCAGGCAGCGGCGCACGTCCAGGCGGCTGGCCGAGCAGGCCTCGCCTTCAAAGACCATGTTGTTCAGCCGACGGATGACATCCCCCAGGCGGGCGTGGAACTTGGCCGTGTCATAGCCGTCTTCGCTCACCTTGCTGGTCGTGAACTGCGGGAACCAGCCGCGGGCGGACAGCAGCGTGGCGCCCAGGGCGGCCAGGGCCAGGTCATGCTTGAAGCCCGTCAGCTCGTCCACATTGGCCCGCACATGGTCAATGACGCCGTGGATCTCGGGCTTCCAGAAGAGGCCCTTGTAGGAGTCTCGCACGAAGGAGCCGACACGGCGCAAAGAGGTGACGGCCCTGCACAAACTGCTTGGCCAGCGTCACGGCCGGCCATCGGCCAATCGCATCCTGGCCTTTCTGCGGGCGGCCATCAACCGGGCCATTCGCGAGCACGAACTGGACCTGCCCAATCCGGCCCGGGGCATCACGCTCTACCGGGAGGAGGCCCGCACGCGCCGGCTCTTCACTGAAGAGCTGCCGGCCTTCTTCCAGGCACTGCGCGAAGAGCCCAACCGCGATGTGCGGGACTTCATCCTACTCGCCTTGCTGACGGGCGCACGCAAGCAGAACCTGCTCACGCTGCGCTGGGAGCAAATCTCCTTCGGCCGCGCCCTGTGGACCGTGCCGGCGGCGGAATCCAAGAACGGCCACGAGCTGACGGTCGTACTTGCCCGCCGCGCGCTGGAGCTCCTGCAGGAGCGTCAGCAGTTTGTGACCGGGCCGTATGTGTTCCCAGGACGACCAGGGGCCCGGGCGCCCAAGAGCGGGCACATGAGCAACCCCAACGTTGGCTGGGGGCGCGTCCTAGCCCGGGCCGGACTCACCAGCCTGCGCATGCACGATCTGCGCCGCAGCCTGGCTTCCTTCCAGATCGACACGGGCACGCCGCTGGAGGTGATCCAGAAGACCCTGGGGCATGAATCGAAAGCCACGACAGAGATCTATGCCCGCCTGGCTACGGGTCCGGTAAGGGAGAGCCTGGAACGGGCGACGGATGAGATTTTAAGGCAGAGTGAACCAAGTCAACAGCCTGGGAATCAAGCAAGCTAAGTCGAGACACTATTCAATCCGCCCTATCGAAGCAAAGTGATTGTCCGGCTCTCACTTCGCGCGCCTGATTCAAGAGTGACCAAGTAGGTGCCGCTGGCCAATTGCTTCGTGCCGAACTGCGCCGCGTGCGTGCCGGCCGGCACGATATTGTCCACCAGCACCGCTACTTCCTGGCCCAACAAGTTGTGCACGGACAGTCGCACATGGCGTGGGCGGTCCAGCGAAAAGGGAATGAGTGTGACCGGGTTGAACGGATTGGGATAGGGATTGCCCAGCGTGAACCCTTCGGGCCGGGCGGGATTCGGCTTTGGTCGCTGAAGGCCCACCCAACTGGTATCGATTTCAGTTGCCTGCGGTCCACCCGTGTAGCCCATGTCATTGCGCAAGGTGCCCAGCGCCGGCCATAGAGCGAAGCCGGGATTGGCGGGATTCTCCACATCATTCCAGGCGACATTCGGATCCCCCGAATCAATGCAGGGCGATGTCGGACTCAAGTACGGGGGACCCAATTGAGCATCAAACTGCGGAGAGAGGTTGTACAAATTGCCCTCCCCCACTTGGTTCTCGTCCATAAGGGTGTAGCGAAAAAGTGGCGGAGGAAACTCCTGTAAATCCCACATGGGATTCGTCAGATACCGACAGGTATTGCCCCAGAGGATGGAGTTGTGGATTTGGAGACGGGGCCGGGACGAGGAATTGGTCGAGAACAAGAACTCCGTGTCATTGTCCAGCAGGCTCAGGTTACGGATGGTACCACCATACCCGAGCTCCAGTCCCAGAGCCGTTTGATAGGAAGGATGCATGTCACTGTAAGGGTACGTGTAATGGGACTCCCAGCGCTCTGTGCCAGACACCAGGATATTTGTCAAGTTCAAGGTGTCTGATGAACACAAAAAACCCATGCGCCCATTGTTGCGCACGACTACATTCTGTGCATTTAAAGAAACAGGTGCTATCACATCCAAACCGCCATCATCGTTGTCCTCCACCAAGACATTCTTCAACCATAGCTTGCCACGGTTGGTCTCATTTCGATCTCCAAAGAGAAAGCTGACACTGCTGCCCACCATTCGACCATCAATCTCCGGATCACTGGTATGTTCCTCTGGAGCCGAATTGGGCTGGCGATTCCGTCGGAAAATGCAGTCTTCGACGACCACCTTCTTGCGACGATAGGCTCGCTCAATTTCCATATGAACAGCGCGGCCTAGGTTGGCATCGCGTCGGATGTCGTTGTTGGTGTAGTCGTCATGATCCAGAACCAAGTTGTCCTGGATGATCATGCGCCTGAAAAAATTCTCATTTCGTGCAAGATACTCATATAGATTAACATACAATCCATACCCGCCCCCAACGGCATAAGTGGCTGGATTTACTGAACTGATCATTGGATACACATGTGACGTATTTCGCTGAATCACAAGATCTTCGAAACTACAATTGGCACTTTTTACCATCTGTCCAGCACAATTTAAATAACAACCGTATTCTTCTTGAGGTTCGGCCCCGCATTCATTGTCCTCCACTAGCATATGTTGTACAATCCCACTTACACCAGCAAACATATATGCCAATTCATATGTTGCGTTGAAGCAGTTTCGCACGGTTATGTGATCAGCATACAATGTGTCTGATCCTATTTCCAGAATTCCCGGTCCATGATCGTCATAATCAGTCGTGTTGGAACATCCATCTATTGTGATATTTGACACTCTTATCACATCAACTGATGGATTTGTAGATTCTAAGGAAAGTAGTGTTCCATTTTGCATGTGACAATCGTGCATAATAATTGAATCCGCCTCGAGGTAATTAACAACAGTGAATGCCAAACCAATGTTCACCGAGGTTTGAGAATTGACTACAATATCATTTACAAAACACGTGTCTGCCAAGGTTAGTACAAGATCAGACGGAAGTGTCGAAGTTGGAAATCTCCACTTCCGAGCTTCAAGCCGATTCGCAAATAAAATTCGTATTTGACTTTCATAAGAATTTGGATCACTTGAAACACGGTAAGGATGTAGCCGCAAATCTTCAATCACGACATGACCTGGATGTGTCGCATCTGCCGACTTTATTGCTGCGCCATAGACCGTACTTCTATTCTCCCGAAGAACGAGATGCCGAAGGACAACATTGGCCCCACTTTCCAAATGCACGCCTGCACCCAGAGGCCTGCCGTTTTCATAGAGACCTCTGCCTCTTTGGAGCGTTAATCCTTCCAAGCGAAATACGTGCACACCTTGACTGCGTACCCTTAGCGCTGTGCCCAACCATTCAGCATCAACGATAGTTGAGTCAATGGACAAACTGTCGCCTGTTAAAAGATCGTCAGAACAGAGAGTCAGGCTGCGATCCGGGATAATCAAACGCTCGAGGTAGGTACCCGGCGAAACTAGAACTGTGTCGCCATCAGCTGACGCGTCAATGGCAACCTGAATGCCAACAAAATCACCAGGCACGCGCAGGATGGCGGCCCGCCCTGATGAAATGAGTACCGCTGCAAGCAGGAAGAGAATCAATCTCATGATAACCTCTCGCGCCTCCTCCCCCCGGAGTCAAAGCACCCGGGGGGAGGGGAACGCACCTTGACGAACCTACTTCATCAAGAGAACCTTTTCTGTTGAAACAGCCCGTCCCATTTCAGCACGCACAATATAGAGACCTGTGGAGAGAGAGGTTCCGTCAAACTCGATCGAATGCTGACCAACTCTCAATTCTGCATCAATGAGTGTCTGAGCAACCTGCCCCAGCATGTTGAACGCTATGACTCGAACGTGCCCATCCTGTACCACATTCAGCACAATCGTAGTACGAGGGTTAAAGGGGTTGGGGAAAATACGTTGAATCCCAAAAGAGCTGGGTACGTTGCCTCCTTCAATCTCCGGTGTCTCTGTGGCATCCACCAGTGAGACCAAGGACTCCAATGCGGCTTGCTGCGCCTTCATTTGAAGAATCGCCGCGGTTCCGCTCACGGCCGACATCGATCCTTGGGGTGGATAGGTAGCAATCTCAAGCAAAGCCAAGGAAGCGATGTCCGACTCAATTTGACTCCCAGTCGCCACCAAGCTATCAAGCGCAAGAAGCGCGATCTCGCGATCCCCTTCGACCGCTTCGATGCATTGGGCTGAACTGAATTGCGTGGATGCAAGCCAAGTATCGCTCTGAGAAGCAGAAATCTGGCAAGCCACAAGGAGCGCCGATTTCGTGCTTTCTACATAAGACGCATCCATTTTCCCAATCTCTTTTAGTCGCTCTGACGCCTTGGGAGCCTGAGTGCTGCTCGGATACA
Proteins encoded in this region:
- a CDS encoding site-specific integrase, with product MTALHKLLGQRHGRPSANRILAFLRAAINRAIREHELDLPNPARGITLYREEARTRRLFTEELPAFFQALREEPNRDVRDFILLALLTGARKQNLLTLRWEQISFGRALWTVPAAESKNGHELTVVLARRALELLQERQQFVTGPYVFPGRPGARAPKSGHMSNPNVGWGRVLARAGLTSLRMHDLRRSLASFQIDTGTPLEVIQKTLGHESKATTEIYARLATGPVRESLERATDEILRQSEPSQQPGNQAS
- a CDS encoding T9SS type A sorting domain-containing protein; translated protein: MRLILFLLAAVLISSGRAAILRVPGDFVGIQVAIDASADGDTVLVSPGTYLERLIIPDRSLTLCSDDLLTGDSLSIDSTIVDAEWLGTALRVRSQGVHVFRLEGLTLQRGRGLYENGRPLGAGVHLESGANVVLRHLVLRENRSTVYGAAIKSADATHPGHVVIEDLRLHPYRVSSDPNSYESQIRILFANRLEARKWRFPTSTLPSDLVLTLADTCFVNDIVVNSQTSVNIGLAFTVVNYLEADSIIMHDCHMQNGTLLSLESTNPSVDVIRVSNITIDGCSNTTDYDDHGPGILEIGSDTLYADHITVRNCFNATYELAYMFAGVSGIVQHMLVEDNECGAEPQEEYGCYLNCAGQMVKSANCSFEDLVIQRNTSHVYPMISSVNPATYAVGGGYGLYVNLYEYLARNENFFRRMIIQDNLVLDHDDYTNNDIRRDANLGRAVHMEIERAYRRKKVVVEDCIFRRNRQPNSAPEEHTSDPEIDGRMVGSSVSFLFGDRNETNRGKLWLKNVLVEDNDDGGLDVIAPVSLNAQNVVVRNNGRMGFLCSSDTLNLTNILVSGTERWESHYTYPYSDMHPSYQTALGLELGYGGTIRNLSLLDNDTEFLFSTNSSSRPRLQIHNSILWGNTCRYLTNPMWDLQEFPPPLFRYTLMDENQVGEGNLYNLSPQFDAQLGPPYLSPTSPCIDSGDPNVAWNDVENPANPGFALWPALGTLRNDMGYTGGPQATEIDTSWVGLQRPKPNPARPEGFTLGNPYPNPFNPVTLIPFSLDRPRHVRLSVHNLLGQEVAVLVDNIVPAGTHAAQFGTKQLASGTYLVTLESGARSESRTITLLR